Proteins encoded together in one Corynebacterium liangguodongii window:
- a CDS encoding helix-turn-helix transcriptional regulator, whose protein sequence is MTDSPEKLAGLVRSLNLIPYLHSHPGATPMEIARDLGYSHEEVMADLTRLTLSGVGSGPGELIDLVASWTGITLIDDQGLNKPLRLTPTEANALLLTLESLENMPGLVDPAAVASAAAKIRAVSRGRGVDGDFDADAQAWPVAATVAEAIRQSRQLELDYYSASSDSTSVRTVSPASLFHRDGQTYLRAFEPGAAEPKSFRLDRIRAARLTPDEADIPAGAPGFDGSDPFGFSDRARARLLVRREATWLAEYWEIDLAEVKGEWVEATMPYGSADWLVRFCLAQADRVRLTSPAGLAGEVRRRASAGLAGLR, encoded by the coding sequence ATGACCGATAGCCCAGAAAAGCTCGCGGGCCTTGTGCGCTCGCTCAACCTCATCCCGTACCTCCACAGCCACCCCGGCGCGACCCCGATGGAAATCGCCCGCGACCTGGGGTATTCGCACGAGGAGGTGATGGCTGACCTCACCCGGCTCACGCTCTCGGGCGTCGGCAGCGGCCCTGGCGAGCTCATCGATCTCGTCGCGAGTTGGACGGGCATTACGCTTATCGACGACCAAGGGCTCAACAAACCCCTGCGCCTGACCCCCACGGAGGCCAACGCGCTCCTGCTCACCCTGGAATCGCTGGAGAACATGCCCGGCCTCGTCGACCCCGCGGCGGTGGCCTCCGCGGCGGCCAAGATCCGCGCCGTCTCGCGCGGCCGCGGCGTCGACGGGGACTTCGACGCCGATGCACAGGCCTGGCCCGTCGCCGCGACCGTGGCAGAGGCGATCCGGCAAAGCAGGCAGCTCGAGCTGGACTACTACTCGGCGTCCTCCGACTCCACCTCTGTGCGCACGGTCTCCCCGGCCTCGCTCTTTCACCGCGACGGCCAGACCTACCTGCGGGCCTTCGAGCCGGGGGCGGCCGAGCCAAAGAGCTTCCGCCTCGATCGCATTAGGGCCGCCAGGCTCACCCCCGACGAAGCCGACATCCCCGCGGGAGCACCCGGCTTTGACGGCTCGGACCCCTTCGGATTTTCCGACCGAGCCCGCGCGCGCCTCCTCGTGCGCCGGGAGGCAACATGGCTCGCCGAGTACTGGGAGATCGACCTCGCCGAGGTGAAGGGGGAGTGGGTGGAGGCCACCATGCCCTATGGATCCGCGGATTGGCTTGTGCGCTTCTGCCTCGCCCAGGCGGACCGCGTTCGGCTCACCTCACCCGCGGGGCTGGCGGGCGAGGTGCGTCGCCGTGCGAGCGCCGGGCTGGCGGGGCTAAGATGA
- a CDS encoding ABC transporter ATP-binding protein gives MLIETHTLSKVYRTRGRTIEALKDVSVRFPAGVTALIGSNGSGKSTLMRILCTIESASRGSFRLNGNVIEGKARALYRLRIGYVPQDVRFVSTMSCKDVLAYAGWVAGLDRKRYLTRIPEVLELVDLPDAVNARIGSLSGGQNRRIGIAAALMHEPEILFLDEPTAGLDPQARIEVRKILNQVASTATVVFSTHLADDVATLAQRVIAMNAGRAAYEGSWNELVEAAMQSQDADLTHDDLELALTHVANTSADKGSAS, from the coding sequence GTGCTGATCGAGACACACACTCTGTCCAAGGTCTACCGGACCCGCGGCCGGACCATTGAGGCGCTGAAGGATGTATCGGTGAGGTTCCCTGCCGGCGTTACGGCCCTGATCGGCTCGAACGGCAGCGGAAAGTCGACGCTGATGCGCATCCTCTGCACGATTGAGTCGGCGAGTCGAGGAAGCTTCCGCCTGAATGGAAACGTCATTGAGGGCAAGGCGCGGGCCCTGTACCGGCTGCGCATTGGGTATGTTCCACAGGATGTCCGTTTCGTCTCAACGATGTCCTGCAAGGACGTCCTGGCATATGCTGGCTGGGTTGCGGGGCTTGACCGCAAGCGCTATCTCACGCGGATACCCGAAGTGCTCGAACTCGTTGATTTGCCCGATGCCGTCAATGCTCGGATTGGTTCTCTCTCGGGCGGGCAGAATCGGCGGATAGGAATTGCGGCAGCGCTGATGCATGAGCCGGAGATCCTGTTCTTAGATGAGCCCACCGCGGGGCTGGACCCGCAGGCGCGGATCGAGGTACGGAAGATCCTCAACCAGGTAGCGAGCACGGCAACCGTTGTCTTTTCCACTCACCTTGCGGATGATGTGGCCACGCTGGCCCAGCGCGTGATTGCCATGAACGCAGGTCGTGCGGCCTACGAGGGATCCTGGAATGAACTTGTCGAAGCAGCGATGCAGTCGCAAGACGCGGATTTGACTCACGACGACCTTGAACTCGCTCTCACGCACGTGGCAAACACCTCCGCCGACAAAGGCAGCGCATCATGA
- the tatC gene encoding twin-arginine translocase subunit TatC, with the protein MSLVEHLKELRRRVIVSLVAIVVGTVVGFVWYQQAPPGLMPLGEIIRGPYCNLPDHVRADFTGDGQCRLLATSPFEMFMLRLKVGALAGMVLSSPVWLTQIWGFITPGLLRHEKRYTATFVTLAVVLFVLGAALAYVVLDKGLYVLMSIGSEFQVAALTGREYYNFLLSLLVIFGVSFEVPLIIVMLNVAGLLHYDHVKNKRRYIIVALFIFAAIMTPGQDPFSMLALALAMSLLVELAFQFARINDRRAGRRRPEWMDLDDDSASSLIEQPGSINRPAPVEPPAPVAPPAGTDRGSERFSDVL; encoded by the coding sequence ATGAGCCTCGTGGAGCACCTCAAGGAGCTCCGCCGCCGGGTCATCGTCTCGCTTGTGGCTATCGTCGTGGGCACCGTCGTCGGGTTCGTCTGGTATCAGCAGGCCCCACCCGGCCTGATGCCGCTGGGGGAGATCATCCGCGGTCCCTATTGCAACCTCCCCGACCACGTGCGCGCCGACTTCACCGGCGATGGGCAGTGTCGGCTCTTGGCCACCTCTCCGTTCGAGATGTTCATGCTGCGCCTGAAGGTCGGCGCTCTCGCCGGGATGGTGCTCTCCTCGCCGGTCTGGCTGACCCAGATCTGGGGCTTTATCACCCCCGGGCTGCTGCGCCACGAGAAGCGATACACCGCCACCTTCGTCACCCTGGCGGTGGTCCTCTTCGTGCTCGGCGCCGCGCTGGCATACGTCGTCTTGGACAAGGGCCTCTACGTGCTCATGTCCATCGGCTCTGAATTCCAGGTCGCGGCTCTCACCGGCCGGGAATACTACAACTTCCTGCTCTCCCTCCTCGTCATCTTCGGGGTGAGCTTTGAAGTCCCCCTCATCATCGTCATGCTCAACGTGGCGGGCCTGCTGCACTACGACCACGTCAAGAACAAGCGCCGCTACATCATCGTCGCGCTGTTCATCTTCGCCGCCATCATGACGCCAGGCCAGGATCCCTTCTCCATGCTGGCGTTGGCGCTTGCGATGTCGCTGCTCGTGGAGTTGGCGTTTCAATTCGCCCGCATAAACGACAGGAGGGCCGGGCGTAGGCGCCCCGAGTGGATGGACCTTGATGATGACTCCGCCTCCAGCCTCATAGAGCAACCGGGCTCGATTAACCGGCCGGCCCCCGTCGAGCCGCCGGCCCCGGTGGCCCCGCCTGCCGGTACCGATCGCGGCTCGGAGCGCTTCAGCGACGTACTCTAG
- the tatA gene encoding Sec-independent protein translocase subunit TatA, with product MTFPSGTEFLIILAIILLLFGANKLPDLARSVGRSARIFKSEVKELHNDGEPQQAPEAPETQSVRTEPAQPAQPVQPVQPAAQDSFWDRPENQPRPQN from the coding sequence ATGACTTTCCCTTCTGGGACGGAATTCCTCATCATCCTGGCCATCATTTTGCTGCTCTTTGGCGCGAACAAGCTGCCGGATCTGGCCCGCTCGGTGGGGCGCTCCGCGCGCATCTTCAAGAGCGAGGTCAAGGAGCTGCACAACGACGGCGAGCCCCAGCAGGCCCCGGAGGCCCCGGAGACGCAGTCGGTGCGCACGGAGCCTGCCCAGCCTGCACAGCCGGTGCAGCCGGTGCAGCCGGCCGCGCAGGATTCCTTCTGGGATCGCCCCGAAAACCAGCCCCGCCCCCAGAACTAG
- the pdxT gene encoding pyridoxal 5'-phosphate synthase glutaminase subunit PdxT, translated as MGVLALQGGVREHAEMLKSLGAEVALLRRFDDVDGLVIPGGESSTIDRLLRIFGQREAFAAALRDGLPVLGTCAGLITLATEIEDPAPGQEGLGVIPMRVRRNAFGRQVNSAVERIDTAYGTVEAAYIRAPEVLSVGDGVEVIATKGGRIVGVETRSALAVSFHPELTGDTTIHARFVEKVRVRN; from the coding sequence ATCGGCGTCCTGGCGCTGCAGGGCGGCGTGCGCGAGCACGCAGAGATGCTTAAATCCCTCGGCGCTGAGGTCGCGCTGCTGCGCCGCTTCGACGACGTCGACGGACTGGTCATCCCGGGAGGCGAGTCCTCGACAATCGACCGGCTGCTGCGCATCTTCGGCCAGCGCGAAGCCTTCGCCGCCGCGCTGCGCGACGGGCTTCCGGTGCTCGGCACCTGCGCGGGGCTCATCACGCTGGCCACCGAGATCGAGGACCCGGCGCCGGGGCAGGAGGGCCTGGGCGTGATCCCGATGCGAGTGCGCCGCAACGCGTTCGGGCGTCAGGTCAATAGCGCCGTCGAGCGCATCGACACCGCTTACGGGACGGTCGAGGCCGCCTACATCCGCGCGCCGGAGGTCTTAAGCGTCGGCGACGGGGTCGAGGTCATCGCCACCAAAGGCGGGCGCATCGTGGGCGTCGAGACGCGCAGCGCTCTGGCGGTGAGCTTTCACCCGGAGCTGACGGGGGATACGACGATCCACGCGAGGTTTGTGGAAAAGGTGCGCGTCCGTAATTGA
- a CDS encoding ubiquitin-like protein Pup: MAQQQIHGSQPGPEDESELEQGQAQINTSGTDDLLDEIDALLDTNAEEFVRSYVQKGGQ, encoded by the coding sequence ATGGCGCAACAACAGATTCACGGCTCCCAGCCGGGCCCCGAGGACGAAAGCGAGCTCGAACAGGGCCAGGCGCAGATCAACACCTCGGGCACCGACGACCTACTCGACGAGATTGACGCGCTGCTCGACACCAACGCCGAGGAGTTCGTCCGCTCCTACGTGCAAAAGGGCGGTCAGTAA
- the dop gene encoding depupylase/deamidase Dop, which translates to MGTETEYGITCPDGPSLSPIITSTHAVVAYAAMRTTARSRWDYEAEHPLKDARGFDLKRYHTVPVVDANAMGVANVVTANGARFYVDHAHPEYSSPEVSNAWDAMIYDAAGDIVLNDAAAIITDLHNQQVSVLKDKAPCPPLKFYKNNVDGKGASYGSHENYQYSRHTDFGRLAQALIPFFVTRQVLIGAGRVGIGQESEREGFQISQRADYVEQQISLETTLNRGIINTRDEPHADETRFRRLHVIVGDANMSQYSTFLKLGMTKLVLDAIEAGVDFSDLALKDPVAEIRAVSHDPTCRHELVLDDARRMSAIDILRVYRSRVVPGGGVDKRVLELWGELLDDLERDPLSTADRLDWTAKYALVLGYLRRGVDIADPKLKALDLQYADIDPASSLHHALVCTGRMKTLASPDAIARAAAHPPEDSRAYLRGMLSTRFGERVLASNWQSVLLETERGPVRLQLDDVNRFGRAEVGELIEKARSVDEVLDALAGRL; encoded by the coding sequence ATGGGCACTGAAACCGAGTACGGCATCACCTGCCCGGACGGCCCGAGCCTGAGCCCGATTATCACCTCGACCCACGCCGTCGTGGCCTACGCCGCGATGCGGACCACGGCGCGCTCCCGCTGGGATTACGAGGCCGAGCACCCCTTGAAAGACGCCCGCGGGTTCGACCTCAAGCGCTACCACACGGTTCCCGTCGTCGACGCCAATGCGATGGGGGTGGCCAACGTGGTCACGGCCAACGGTGCGCGCTTCTATGTAGACCACGCCCACCCGGAATACTCCTCGCCGGAGGTCTCCAACGCGTGGGACGCGATGATCTATGACGCCGCAGGCGATATCGTCTTAAACGACGCTGCCGCCATCATCACAGACTTGCACAATCAGCAGGTGAGCGTGCTCAAGGACAAGGCGCCGTGCCCGCCGCTGAAGTTCTACAAAAACAACGTCGACGGCAAGGGCGCCTCCTACGGCAGCCACGAGAACTACCAATACTCCCGGCACACCGACTTTGGCCGCCTCGCCCAAGCGCTCATCCCGTTCTTTGTCACCCGCCAGGTCTTAATCGGCGCCGGGCGCGTCGGCATCGGACAGGAAAGCGAGCGCGAAGGCTTTCAGATCTCCCAGCGCGCCGACTACGTCGAGCAGCAAATCAGCCTGGAGACGACGCTGAACCGCGGCATCATCAACACCCGCGACGAACCGCACGCCGACGAAACGCGCTTCCGCCGGCTCCACGTCATCGTCGGCGACGCGAATATGAGCCAGTACTCCACCTTCTTGAAGCTCGGCATGACCAAGCTCGTGCTCGACGCCATCGAGGCCGGCGTCGACTTTAGCGATCTGGCGCTGAAAGACCCAGTCGCCGAGATCAGGGCGGTCTCGCACGACCCCACCTGCCGCCACGAGCTTGTGCTTGACGACGCCCGCCGCATGAGCGCCATCGACATCCTGCGCGTCTACCGCTCGAGGGTGGTGCCGGGGGGAGGCGTCGACAAGCGAGTGCTCGAGCTGTGGGGCGAACTTCTCGACGACCTCGAGCGCGATCCGCTATCGACAGCCGACCGTCTCGACTGGACCGCGAAGTACGCGCTCGTGCTGGGGTACCTGCGCCGCGGCGTGGACATCGCAGACCCAAAGCTCAAGGCGCTTGACCTGCAGTACGCCGACATCGACCCTGCGTCATCGCTGCATCACGCGCTGGTTTGCACGGGCCGAATGAAGACGCTGGCCAGCCCCGACGCAATTGCCCGCGCCGCGGCCCACCCGCCCGAGGATTCTCGCGCGTACCTCCGCGGCATGCTCAGCACCCGCTTCGGCGAGCGCGTGCTGGCGTCGAACTGGCAATCCGTGCTACTGGAGACCGAACGGGGGCCCGTGCGCCTCCAGCTAGACGACGTCAACCGCTTCGGCCGGGCGGAGGTCGGCGAGCTAATTGAGAAGGCACGCTCCGTAGACGAGGTCCTCGACGCGCTAGCGGGTAGGCTCTAG
- the pdxS gene encoding pyridoxal 5'-phosphate synthase lyase subunit PdxS — MTDTTVKSGLAQMLKGGVIMDVVTPEQARIAEDAGAVAVMALERVPADIRAQGGVARMSDPDLIEAITSAVDIPVMAKARIGHTVEARILEHLGVDYIDESEVLSPADYVNHIDKRPFTVPFVCGATNLGEALRRINEGAAMIRSKGEAGTGDVSEATKHIRTIKAEIARLQSLWNSSRDELYVAAKELQAPYDLVAYVAEHGELPVVLFTAGGVATPADAALMMQLGADGVFVGSGIFKSGNPAARAAAIVKATAAWDDIAAVTEASRGLGEAMVGINVADVPAPHRLAERGW; from the coding sequence ATGACCGATACCACTGTGAAATCTGGACTGGCCCAAATGCTCAAGGGCGGGGTGATCATGGACGTCGTCACGCCCGAGCAGGCTCGCATCGCCGAAGATGCCGGCGCCGTGGCCGTCATGGCGCTCGAGCGCGTGCCCGCCGACATCCGCGCCCAGGGCGGGGTGGCCCGCATGTCGGACCCCGACCTCATCGAAGCGATCACCTCCGCCGTGGATATTCCCGTCATGGCCAAGGCCCGCATCGGCCACACGGTCGAGGCCCGCATCCTCGAGCACCTCGGCGTCGACTACATCGACGAGTCCGAGGTGTTAAGCCCCGCCGACTACGTCAACCACATTGACAAGCGCCCGTTTACCGTGCCTTTCGTCTGCGGCGCGACCAACTTGGGCGAAGCTTTGCGACGCATCAACGAGGGCGCCGCCATGATCCGCTCCAAGGGAGAGGCAGGCACCGGGGATGTCTCCGAGGCCACCAAGCACATCCGCACCATCAAGGCGGAGATCGCCCGGCTGCAGTCCCTGTGGAACTCCAGCCGCGACGAGCTCTACGTCGCCGCCAAGGAGCTGCAGGCGCCCTACGACCTCGTCGCATACGTCGCCGAGCACGGGGAGCTTCCCGTAGTTCTCTTTACCGCCGGCGGCGTGGCGACGCCTGCCGACGCCGCTTTGATGATGCAGCTCGGCGCCGACGGCGTCTTCGTCGGCTCCGGCATCTTCAAGTCCGGCAACCCGGCCGCCCGCGCGGCGGCCATCGTAAAGGCCACCGCCGCCTGGGACGACATCGCGGCCGTCACGGAGGCCTCCCGCGGCCTCGGCGAGGCCATGGTGGGCATCAACGTCGCCGACGTGCCCGCACCGCACCGCCTGGCGGAGCGCGGATGGTAA
- the pafA gene encoding Pup--protein ligase, with translation MGVETEFGITAVRDGSPVLSPEEVARYLFRPVVAKHRSSNIFTPNASRLYLDVGAHPEYATAECDSLTQLLNSDKAGELIFDRLAVQAEAALERERIGGEIYLFKNNVDSRGNSYGAHENYLVGRALALKPFSLLLMPHLITRQLICGAGIIKNGRFLISQRADQVWESVSSATTRTRPIVNTRDEPHADSHRFRRMHVIVGDSNMSEPTFALKIGSTLLVLEMLEAGFDMPTFELDNPIEYIRDIAADPTGRTELRLKDGTTATALDIQRETCAAARRWLSHRPDEGTPTAELMGVVTLWERVLYAIETQDFSGVDREVDWMIKLRLLTQFKERLGCEWSHPKLAQIDLAYHDIRRTRGLFYLLQSKGLATRWTTDEAIEAAVSTPPQTTRATLRARFLAAADELGAQVNVDWVHLKANRPEPRTVALPDPFSASNEAVDDLISYMISHSD, from the coding sequence ATGGGCGTGGAGACGGAATTTGGCATCACCGCCGTGCGAGACGGCTCTCCCGTGCTCAGCCCCGAGGAGGTCGCGCGCTACCTGTTTCGCCCGGTGGTGGCCAAGCACCGCAGCTCGAACATCTTCACCCCCAACGCCTCCCGGCTCTACCTCGACGTCGGGGCGCACCCCGAATACGCCACCGCCGAATGCGATTCGCTGACCCAGCTGCTCAACAGCGACAAGGCGGGCGAGCTTATCTTCGACCGGCTCGCCGTGCAGGCAGAGGCCGCCCTAGAGCGCGAGCGCATTGGCGGGGAGATCTACCTGTTTAAAAATAACGTCGATTCGCGCGGCAACTCCTACGGAGCGCACGAGAACTACCTCGTCGGCCGCGCGCTCGCGCTCAAGCCCTTCTCCCTGCTGCTTATGCCGCACCTTATTACCCGGCAGCTCATCTGCGGGGCCGGCATCATCAAAAACGGCCGCTTCCTCATCTCGCAGCGCGCCGACCAGGTTTGGGAGTCGGTCTCCAGCGCCACGACGCGCACCCGGCCCATCGTCAACACCCGCGACGAGCCGCACGCAGACTCCCACCGGTTCCGGCGCATGCACGTCATCGTGGGCGATTCGAACATGTCGGAGCCGACCTTCGCGCTCAAGATCGGTTCGACCCTGCTGGTCCTCGAGATGCTCGAGGCGGGCTTCGATATGCCAACCTTCGAGCTGGATAACCCGATCGAGTACATCCGGGACATCGCCGCCGACCCGACCGGGCGCACCGAGCTGCGCTTGAAGGATGGCACCACGGCCACGGCGCTGGACATCCAGCGGGAAACCTGCGCCGCCGCGCGCCGCTGGCTGTCCCACCGACCCGACGAGGGGACACCGACTGCCGAGCTGATGGGCGTCGTCACGCTGTGGGAACGCGTCCTCTACGCGATTGAGACCCAGGACTTTAGCGGCGTCGACCGCGAGGTCGACTGGATGATCAAGCTCAGGCTGCTCACGCAGTTCAAGGAGCGCTTGGGGTGCGAATGGTCCCACCCCAAGCTCGCCCAGATCGACCTCGCCTACCACGACATCCGCCGCACGCGCGGGCTGTTCTACCTGCTGCAGAGCAAAGGCCTAGCCACACGCTGGACCACCGACGAGGCCATTGAGGCCGCCGTGTCCACGCCTCCGCAGACCACCCGCGCCACGCTGCGCGCACGCTTCCTCGCCGCGGCCGATGAGCTCGGCGCCCAGGTCAACGTCGACTGGGTCCACCTTAAGGCGAACCGCCCCGAGCCGCGCACCGTCGCGCTGCCCGACCCGTTTTCCGCCAGCAACGAGGCGGTCGATGATTTAATCTCGTATATGATCTCTCATTCGGACTAA
- a CDS encoding PLP-dependent aminotransferase family protein, with the protein MFTVDRSLPTSLPNQIATGMRTLFGSGKLAAGDKVPSTRELARQLGVSRGSVVAAYDQLVAEGFLLTAQGAPTVVHPCLPRRAAVAPHSPAPTRPSQQRTISLRPSSGHAGTIGTAAWRRAWREAADAPARDLDKSGEPRLRGAIAEHLRLARGLTVDPGTVLVTGGSRDGLLLILMSLGRSLRVGVEDPGHPGLHTIIPLAGHTPVTCRNDARGVVVEALPDDLDALLVTPSHLYPLGGAMPAPRRAELLEWAASRGVVVIEDDFNSELRYRISPQPPLATLSTDATVITLGTFTTLLSKQFSAGYVVAGAAAVGALRRTREMLGMPVSPVTQHAIANLLEGGHVRRTTRAVHKRLAERKDIVSAQVVPALRRNGATEIEREEVLGVDLLVRFGDGAAQEQFKNRLTAGGVECGHVDAGSPEGILISFGHLSQRDFDAAVGAIRKISGEG; encoded by the coding sequence ATGTTTACCGTCGATCGCTCCCTTCCAACCTCCTTGCCGAACCAGATCGCGACCGGCATGCGCACGCTGTTTGGCTCCGGGAAGCTCGCCGCTGGCGACAAGGTGCCCTCCACCCGCGAGCTCGCCCGCCAGCTCGGGGTCTCGCGCGGCAGCGTCGTGGCCGCCTACGACCAGCTCGTCGCCGAGGGCTTCCTCCTTACGGCGCAGGGCGCGCCGACCGTCGTGCACCCCTGCCTGCCCCGCCGCGCAGCTGTGGCGCCCCACTCCCCCGCACCCACGCGCCCCTCGCAGCAAAGGACAATCTCCTTGCGCCCTTCCTCCGGACATGCCGGAACGATCGGCACCGCCGCGTGGCGCCGTGCCTGGCGGGAGGCCGCGGATGCCCCAGCTCGGGACCTCGACAAGTCGGGAGAGCCGAGGCTGCGCGGCGCCATCGCGGAGCACCTCCGGCTCGCCCGCGGCCTCACCGTCGACCCGGGCACCGTGCTCGTGACCGGCGGTTCACGCGACGGACTACTGCTCATCCTCATGTCATTGGGCCGCAGTCTGCGCGTGGGCGTGGAGGACCCAGGCCACCCCGGGCTGCACACGATCATCCCCCTCGCGGGACACACGCCCGTGACGTGCCGCAACGACGCGCGTGGGGTTGTGGTCGAGGCGCTTCCGGACGACCTCGACGCCCTGTTGGTAACGCCCTCGCACCTCTACCCGCTCGGCGGGGCGATGCCGGCGCCGCGGCGCGCTGAACTGCTCGAATGGGCGGCTAGCCGCGGGGTGGTTGTCATCGAGGATGATTTCAACAGCGAGCTGCGCTACCGCATCTCCCCGCAGCCGCCCTTGGCCACGCTTTCCACCGACGCCACCGTGATCACGCTGGGCACGTTCACGACGCTGTTGAGCAAGCAGTTCAGCGCGGGCTACGTCGTTGCCGGCGCTGCGGCGGTAGGGGCGCTGCGCCGGACGCGAGAGATGCTCGGCATGCCGGTCTCCCCCGTCACCCAACACGCCATCGCTAACCTCCTCGAAGGCGGGCACGTGCGGCGCACCACGAGGGCGGTGCACAAGCGGCTTGCAGAGCGAAAAGACATCGTCAGCGCGCAGGTTGTGCCCGCGTTGCGCAGGAATGGGGCCACCGAAATCGAGCGAGAGGAGGTCCTCGGCGTCGACCTACTCGTTCGGTTCGGCGACGGCGCAGCGCAGGAACAGTTCAAAAACCGGCTCACTGCAGGAGGGGTCGAATGCGGCCACGTCGACGCCGGGTCACCGGAGGGGATCTTGATCAGCTTCGGGCACCTGAGCCAGCGGGACTTCGACGCCGCGGTGGGCGCGATAAGGAAGATATCAGGCGAGGGATAG
- a CDS encoding helix-turn-helix transcriptional regulator — protein sequence MAEDSAVNQRLTNLTFALLGSPRPRDYDWVGSHVEGYEGRTGPTLARQLSRDILTVRRAGVPARMENGLVWVDKDAYELPAIELTDAEATVLGLAGDLGSQGSLGAFARSGWTKLAASGATRTFDSPSLDALDNDVVRLDAQTVKNVTACVRGNRRMVFDYLPAPLAEPQRRVMDPWGIVAVRGRAYVVGWDVERGAERAFRATRISNVRASREPDFTPPTRPLRQVVDDVVRGPVVDAVVSIPPGRGAELEARGTRDGASITFEGVERDWLVRTCVGLAPDVEGIEPADVRADVIALLEKGAEDDR from the coding sequence ATGGCGGAAGATAGCGCGGTCAACCAGCGCCTCACCAACCTCACCTTCGCTCTGCTCGGCTCCCCGCGCCCGCGCGACTACGACTGGGTGGGCTCACACGTCGAGGGCTACGAGGGCCGCACGGGGCCGACCCTGGCCCGCCAGCTCAGCCGCGATATTCTCACGGTGCGCCGCGCCGGCGTTCCCGCCCGCATGGAAAACGGTCTGGTGTGGGTGGACAAGGACGCCTACGAGCTGCCCGCCATCGAGCTCACGGACGCCGAGGCCACCGTGCTGGGCCTCGCCGGCGACCTCGGCAGCCAAGGCAGCCTCGGCGCGTTCGCCCGCTCGGGCTGGACCAAGCTCGCCGCCTCCGGCGCCACGCGCACCTTCGATAGCCCCTCCCTCGACGCGCTCGATAACGACGTGGTGCGCCTGGACGCGCAAACGGTCAAAAACGTCACCGCCTGCGTGCGGGGAAACCGCCGCATGGTCTTCGACTACCTGCCCGCGCCCCTGGCCGAACCGCAGCGCCGGGTGATGGACCCGTGGGGGATCGTCGCGGTGCGCGGGCGCGCCTACGTCGTCGGGTGGGACGTCGAGCGCGGCGCGGAGAGGGCGTTTCGTGCCACCCGGATCAGCAACGTCCGGGCCTCGCGCGAGCCGGACTTCACCCCTCCGACCAGGCCGCTGCGTCAGGTCGTCGACGACGTGGTGCGCGGCCCCGTCGTCGACGCGGTTGTCTCCATCCCCCCGGGCCGTGGCGCCGAGCTCGAGGCCAGGGGAACCCGCGACGGGGCCTCTATCACCTTCGAGGGCGTCGAGCGCGATTGGCTCGTGCGCACGTGCGTCGGCCTCGCCCCCGACGTGGAGGGCATCGAGCCCGCGGACGTGCGCGCCGACGTGATCGCGCTGCTCGAGAAAGGCGCAGAGGATGACCGATAG